One genomic region from Manis pentadactyla isolate mManPen7 chromosome 12, mManPen7.hap1, whole genome shotgun sequence encodes:
- the LOC118909803 gene encoding olfactory receptor 7A17-like, with amino-acid sequence MYLITVFGNLLIILAVSSDSHLHTPMYIFLSILSFVDICITSTTIPKMLLNIHIQSKVITYAGCMTQMYFFLLFAGLDNYILTMMAYDHFLAICHPFHYTVNMNQRQCDLMVLVSWLSVVSLFYCTSQGMYVSSAATQSSHSSATATVLYTVVTPMLNPFIYSLRNKDIRRSLKRFFDNQTIKGPMVLGLKKYI; translated from the exons ATGTACCTGATCACTGTATTTGGGAACTTGCTCATCATCTTGGCTGTCAGCTcagactcacacctgcacacacccatgtacatATTCCTTTCCATCTTGTCCTTTGTGGACATATGCATCACCTCCACCACCATTCCCAAGATGCTGTTGAATATCCATATCCAGAGCAAAGTTATAACATATGCAGGCTGCATGactcaaatgtattttttcctgCTCTTTGCAGGATTGGACAACTACATCCTCACTATGATGGCCTATGACCATTTTTTGGCCATCTGTCACCCTTTTCACTACACAGTCAACATGAACCAACGACAGTGTGACCTGATGGTCCTGGTGTCCTGG CTGTCTGTTGTCTCCTTATTTTATTGTACAAGCCAAGGTATGTATGTTAGCTCTGCTGCTACCCAGAGCTCACACTCAAGTGCAACAGCCACAGTGCTGTACACTGTGGTCAcacccatgctgaaccccttcatctataGTCTGAGAAACAAGGACATAAGGAGGTCTCTGAAAAGATTCTTTGACAATCAAACTATAAAAGGGCCAATGGTTCTGGGACTGAAGAAATACATCTGA